From one Panulirus ornatus isolate Po-2019 chromosome 11, ASM3632096v1, whole genome shotgun sequence genomic stretch:
- the LOC139751542 gene encoding lactose-binding lectin l-2-like isoform X1 has product MTRVQTYQKGRLETQQRHRLSFGTKDFATTKRLGLRLSVLFPLTWPGRLEIRSQLEGVYSRRLVAHRPVSRQERRETLRDRNTNNVDERSDTSMKVLTCLTVAILVAGSQGCEVGWEEIQGSCFAFYQTVSMSWHDARIFCQDLGADLAKVGEANTLRDMYKYITTYGLSGSFWVGATDETVEDDWVWAIDETRVDAGTPFWALHSGLFGYDHEPSGGTDENCLAMDSGRKYYFNDASCTKGYHPICVKPL; this is encoded by the exons ACACGGGTACAAACATATCAAAAAGGCCGATTAGAAACACAACAGAGGCATCGTCTCTCGTTTGGTACCAAGGATTTTGCTACAACGAAACGCCTCGGTCTTAGGCTCAGCGTCTTGTTCCCTCTGACGTGGCCTGGGCGACTGGAGATAAGGTCACAGCTGGAGGGGGTATATAGCAGGAGACTCGTGGCGCATCGCCCAGTCTCGCGCCAGGAGAGACGGGAGACTCTGAGAGACAGAAATACGAACAACGTTGACGAGAGATCAGACACCAGCATGAAAGTTTTAACTTGTCTCACCGTCGCCATTTTGGTGGCAG GTTCCCAGGGATGTGAAGTTGGCTGGGAGGAGATCCAAGGCAGCTGCTTCGCCTTCTACCAGACGGTGTCTATGTCCTGGCACGACGCTCGCATCTTCTGCCAGGACTTGGGGGCCGACCTGGCCAAGGTCGGAGAGGCCAACACCCTTAGGGACATGTACAAGTACATCACCACCTATG GTCTCTCTGGGTCATTCTGGGTCGGAGCGACGGACGAAACcgttgaggacgactgggtgtgGGCCATCGACGAAACCAGGGTAGACGCTGGCACACCCTTCTGGGCCCTCCACTCTGGCCTCTTCG GGTACGACCACGAGCCCTCTGGCGGCACGGACGAGAACTGCCTGGCAATGGACAGCGGTCGCAAGTACTACTTCAACGACGCCTCCTGCACCAAGGGCTACCACCCTATCTGCGTGAAGCCCCTCTAG